A genomic window from Zalophus californianus isolate mZalCal1 chromosome 13, mZalCal1.pri.v2, whole genome shotgun sequence includes:
- the CD72 gene encoding B-cell differentiation antigen CD72: MAEAITYADLRFVKAPLKKSISSRLGQDPETDEDEELTYENVQVPSVSGGPLSSASSGVGDKAGLQSERPTASWSSVTSPAAGRLLAGRAACTQYLLLGLLLTCLLLGVAAICLGVRYLQVSQQLQQTNSVLETTNSSLRQQLHLKITQLGKKEEDLQGSRRELAQSQEALQEEQKVCQATQEQLQACWSEKEKTEEALQSKEVQRMTLEQRLSSMQATLKPLFTCPLADTCCPVGWTLNERSCFYISYTERSWQESQDHCKSLSSDLAAFSDGYSFSLRNLNSARKMLTQISPPGSFWTVHNSRRLPQADGKQAFWYYGESSRCYNVQSKWPRMQLEDCSSPRPCICEMAAFKHPDRDHFLP; encoded by the exons ATGGCAGAGGCCATCACCTATGCAGACCTGCGGTTCGTGAAGGCTCCCCTGAAGAAGAGCATCTCCAGCCGGTTAGGACAGG acCCAGAGACTGATGAGGATGAGGAACTCACCTACGAGAATGTACAAGTGCCCTCAGTCTCAGGTGGGCCCTTGAGCTCGGCTTCTTCTGGAGTAGGGGACAAAGCAG GGCTCCAGTCGGAGCGGCCAACTGCGTCCTGGAGCTCCGTGACGTCACCAGCTGCCGGGAGGCTCCTCGCGG GTCGCGCAGCCTGTACGCAGTACCTCCTTCTTGGCCTGCTCCTCACCTGCCTGCTGTTAGGGGTGGCCGCCATCTGCCTGGGAGTGCGCT ATCTGCAGGTGTCTCAGCAGCTCCAGCAGACGAACAGTGTTCTGGAAACCACTAACAGCAGCCTGAGACAGCAGCTCCACCTAAAGATAACCCagctggggaagaaggaagaggatcTGCAGGGGTCCAGGAGGGAACTAGCCCAGAGTCAGGAAGCACTACAGGAGGAACAGAAGGTTTGCCAGGCTACCCAAGAGCAGTTACAGGCCTGCTGGTCtgagaaggagaagacagaggaggcCTTGCAAAGTAAGGAGGTGCAGAGGATGACCTTGGAGCAGAGGCTGAGCAGCATGCAGGCCACATTGAAGCCCTTATTCACATGCCCCTTAGCAG ATACCTGCTGTCCCGTGGGATGGACACTGAACGAGAGGAGCTGCTTTTACATCTCATATACGGAGAGAAGTTGGCAGGAGAGCCAAGACCACTGTAAATCTCTGTCCTCTGACCTGGCCGCATTCAGTGATGGTTATTCTTTTTCA CTTAGAAACCTCAACAGTGCAAGGAAGATGTTGACACAAATTAGTCCGCCTGGTTCATTTTGGACTGTTCACAACTCTAGGAGGTTGCCGCAGGCTGACGGTAAACAGGCCTTTTG GTATTATGGTGAAAGCTCAAGATGTTACAACGTACAAAGCAAGTGGCCAAGAATGCAGCTGGAGGACTGTAGTTCTCCTCGTCCCTGCATCTGTGAGATGGCAGCTTTCAAGCATCCAGATAGGGACCACTTTTTGCCCTGA